In the Diprion similis isolate iyDipSimi1 chromosome 2, iyDipSimi1.1, whole genome shotgun sequence genome, one interval contains:
- the LOC124416073 gene encoding uncharacterized protein LOC124416073 has product MARYSDESSENESLFKKKNNSSPIKSVKYQRNTKKSENTVANNKRGIVVNEKPQVKSAIKQSPISFRSKKKINELSRLGDRDLKEVGENLSIESQHSSNDEHLNKPHTTNRIKVERFSSDSESSDGNPIFRRASGRSKLAFGDSNDEAADAKNYEHILHAHDSDDETFGNSTITAAIKEEFIRKPTKLSGVRIKKEIGSENEEEASDRTEPSKCKKNENISQHTMSPSFRSDNEENQQPQGSSSGSDGEIPPSQFWLHHYKNAELNIDKASSNISKKLSPIKNLHSEGGSTPAKKPLINSPPPLKKESHRKSPPRIMKTEIISKKYKRINQKTLKNEIESSHEKKSMNNTSTAEKTNSELKTSKTNSWDTYYSQGSSNNEDNLDSSGDELRKKLKSHSVNQGSEISQTQPKQILATERKILDGTFSNNTAQIELASANKSKNYKNSQDSSKQKTAEKSVTGFDSTIETQSPEKPQTVSGDGPRDNKMSANLDPFNKSKMAKKSQCSPKQKLSAKLELSDHNSSHSKVQSKFDSTVEIQSPEKIQNTQKPKWAAKHKLLDNDSISEPNVKVQKKTATNQDLRKKLTDEPSAMTSELSSDGSSNEKVDLQKTAPSKNIVLSLKRPNNVSAFGSKFDNKQMILEFKSKNENLETDTSNNEASNALSPVKNQSTSNKFSTSNQAYSDDEDPFEESFSNNMLALTDNVLHKKKSRGIRDSSNETDSSVAKTCTNDERETEQDDQISRLVSVPSPEKSGSCDGLQNKEVSSPREVKAPLKRKRSVANTDMPVSKKRAKLTSSVTKKLTQTISDSDDTDYLTQLNTTLNKSMALMENRAEAVKSSRGRKSVSINTNHASAHKSNNTKTQKSILKKPEYLTSGKNEENVSDTQKQNLEQNDQPIETQQETIERPSNLPDFKQHESLIEDYSQVSFALNDISDDDEIFIMDVPTTVDPKELKGQKIRLRGKNKFQIANQIYETYEEDPTNISCVFRIDGEQCSYKAVNLTPVGCMRVRQKLPKSLHIEMASVEKITVPFPENLKVRHPLFGVAYEDRISTGHNKILNNTGTLKAKSEVKLRTSKKTNNVSEERPSSKIEKRSMKTKNVQMYENKQSNLSQTLDESNSEHNVERTVQRNSNYSVSSDSDTNESFFHFVKHKGIGKREKSKNSPKNLNTSNVDETSLFTSSTCLTEKPILTSQQQKLSAVKNLGLSLNSSTTKLENFDKVSEDSKFFSSTPIKVDTDQKRKEIFSTKVGKKKNRGKNIKEKDLPQKFVTN; this is encoded by the exons ATGGCCCGCTATAGTGACGAGAGTTCGGAAAATGAAAgtttatttaagaaaaaaaataattcatctccGATTAAATCTGTGAAATATCAACGAAATacaaagaaatctgaaaatacaGTAGCCAATAACAAGCGTGGTATTGTTGTCAACGAGAAACCGCAAGTAAAATCTGCTATCAAACAATCCCCAATTAGTTTTaggagtaaaaagaaaataaacgaacTTAGCAGGTTGGGGGATCGAGATTTGAAAGAGGTCGGAGAAAATCTTAGTATTGAAAGTCAGCACTCTTCCAATGATGAGCACCTCAATAAACCGCATACTACCAATCGCATCAAGGTAGAACGCTTTTCATCAGACTCTGAAAGTAGCGATGGAAATCCAATTTTTCGCAGGGCATCTGGGAGATCAAAACTTGCATTTGGCGATAGTAATGATGAAGCAGCAGACGCCAAGAATTATGAACATATTTTGCATGCACATGATTCTGATGATGAGACGTTCGGTAATTCGACGATTACAGCTGCAATTAAAGAAGAATTTATTAGAAAGCCTACCAAACTTTCCGGAGTTcgtattaaaaaagaaataggatccgaaaatgaagaagaagcaTCGGATCGCACGGAGCCTAgtaaatgtaagaaaaatgaaaatattagtcAGCACACAATGTCTCCAAGTTTTAGAAGTGATAATGAGGAGAATCAGCAACCCCAAGGTAGTAGTAGTGGGTCTGATGGTGAAATACCACCATCACAATTTTGGCTACATCACTATAAGAATGCAGAACTAAATATTGACAAAGCATCTAGCAACATTTCTAAGAAGCTTTCACCAATTAAGAATCTGCACTCCGAGGGTGGAAGCACACCAGCAAAAAAGCCATTGATAAATTCTCCACCACCCCTGAAAAAAGAATCTCACAGAAAATCACCACCTAGAATTATGAAGACAGAAATtattagtaaaaaatataaaaggaTTAATcaaaagacattgaaaaatgaaattgaatcttcccatgaaaaaaaaagcatgaaTAATACTAgtacagctgaaaaaacaaattcagaaCTCAAAACTTCGAAAACAAATAGCTGGGATACGTATTACTCTCAGGGGAGTTCAAACAATGAAGATAATTTGGATAGCAGTGGTGAtgaactgagaaaaaaattgaaatcacatAGCGTGAATCAAGGTTCTGAAATATCGCAAACTCAGCCAAAACAGATATTGGCTACGGAACGTAAAATATTGGACGGTACTTTCAGCAATAATACAGCACAGATAGAATTAGCTTCTGCCAATAagagtaaaaattataaaaattcacaagaTTCATCAAAACAGAAGACTGCTGAAAAGTCTGTGACTGGCTTTGATTCTACCATTGAGACTCAGAGTCCTGAAAAGCCACAAACTGTTTCGGGTGACGGTCCCAGAGATAATAAAATGTCAGCGAACTTGGACCCTTTCAATAAGAGCAAGATGGCCAAGAAATCGCAATGCTCACCGAAGCAGAAGTTATCTGCAAAGCTCGAGCTATCTGACCACAATTCCAGCCATAGTAAAGTACAGAGTAAATTCGACTCTACAGTTGAGATTCAGAGTCcagaaaaaatacagaatacGCAAAAACCCAAATGGGCTGCAAAGCATAAACTATTAGATAACGATTCCATAAGTGAGCCAAATGTAAAGGTGCAGAAAAAAACTGCTACGAATCAGGATTTAAGAAAAAAGCTTACTGATGAACCTTCAGCAATGACTTCAGAACTATCCAGTGATGGTAGTTCCAACGAGAAAGTGGATTTACAAAAAACAGCACcatctaaaaatattgtattatctCTCAAAAGGCCCAATAACGTAAGTGCGTTTggttcaaaattcgataacAAGCAAATGATTCTTGAATTCAAAAGTAAAAACGAAAACTTAGAAACTGATACCTCTAACAACGAGGCATCAAATGCTTTATCACCTGTCAAAAATCAATCAACTTCCAACAAATTCTCCACTTCAAACCAGGCCTATTCTGATGATGAAGATCCATTTGAAGAGAGCTTTAGCAACAATATGCTTGCACTAACAGACAATGTactacacaaaaaaaaatccaggggTATCAGGGATAGTTCAAACGAGACAGACTCTTCTGTTGCAAAAACTTGCACAAATGATGAACGTGAAACTGAGCAAGATGATCAAATTTCTAGATTGGTATCTGTACCTTCACCTGAGAAATCTGGATCGTGTGATGGCTTACAAAATAAAGAAGTATCGTCACCCCGTGAAGTCAAAGCGCCTCTTAAGAGAAAACGTTCAGTAGCTAATACTGATATGCCAGTATCAAAGAAACGTGCAAAACTAACATCTtcagtaacaaaaaaattgacccaAACTATATCAGATTCAGATGACACAGATTATTTAACTCAATTAAATACAACACTGAATAAATCAATGGCTCTCATGGAAAACAGAGCAGAAGCTGTAAAATCAAGTAGAGGCAGAAAATCGGTGTCAATAAACACAAACCATGCATCAGCACATAAATCAAATAATACCAAAACGCAAAAGAGTATTCTGAAGAAGCCCGAGTACCTCACCAGTggcaaaaatgaagaaaatgtcAGCGATACTCAAAAGCAGAATCTTGAACAAAATGACCAACCCATTGAAACTCAACAAGAAACCATCGAACGACCATCGAAC CTACCAGACTTCAAACAACACGAAAGTTTGATCGAAGATTATAGCCAAGTCAGTTTTGCACTCAATGACATATctgatgacgatgaaattttcattatggATGTTCCCACAACG GTGGACCCGAAAGAGTTGAAAGGCCAAAAAATTAGACTGAGGGGCAagaacaaatttcaaattgcaaaTCAAATTTATGAAACATATGAAGAGGATCCTACAAATATATCTTGTGTCTTCAGGATTGACGGAGAGCAGTGCTCCTATAAAGCTG TAAACTTGACACCAGTTGGATGTATGAGAGTTCGTCAGAAACTACCAAAGTCTTTACACATCGAAATGGcttctgttgaaaaaattactgtgcCATTTCCTGAAAACCTGAAAGTCAGGCACCCCTTATTTGGTGTGGCTTACGAAGACAGAATTAGTACCGGACAcaacaaaatattgaacaatACTGGAACTTTGAAAGCAAAATCAGAAGTAAAGTTGAGGACAagtaagaaaacaaacaatgtTTCTGAAGAAAGGCCTTCcagtaaaatagaaaaacgctctatgaaaacaaagaatgTTCAAATGTACGAAAATAAGCAAAGTAATTTATCTCAGACTCTTGATGAAAGTAATTCTGAACACAATGTAGAAAGGACAGTACAACGTAATAGTAATTACTCTGTATCTAGTGATTCCGATACCAATGAGagtttctttcatttcgtgAAACATAAGGGGATAGGGAAACGTGAGAAGAGTAAAAATTCgcctaaaaatttgaatacttcAAATGTTGACGAAACATCTCTATTCACCAGTTCGACTTGTCTCACAGAAAAACCAATCCTCACTAGTCAGCAACAAAAACTATCAGCAGTTAAAAATTTAGGATTATCACTGAACTCATCTACCacgaaacttgaaaattttgacaaggTTTCGGAAGACAGTAAATTCTTTAGTTCAACTCCAATTAAAGTAGATACAGATCagaagaggaaagaaattttttctactaaagttggaaagaagaagaaccgTGGCAAAAACATAAAGGAAAAAGACTTACCACAGAAGTTTGTGACTAATTAG
- the LOC124416074 gene encoding GATA zinc finger domain-containing protein 14-like, producing MITEPDQLNSDSYFNMNTIHGNISNDFEPRELPKQAPRFDSPPVPSVPEVSLIFDKSHDVKAFEYNARRSPSMDKYDSYATWKQTTLVSTASNPDHNTQKSRHSAGSPLERCHSQSDAHQLHKNLVTNNSLRHSRSDPSLIKQIDALSTVQGYNKDALQSCRTYSPTGNHISNNHTNNHGNFENNLKHVEGERQYFDRQRQHNIPNSPYKNDNQHSLRHVNPNMRSQHHNPGPKYMNCDPKMQKLGVDPYAKSPNRLQTDLPHPGLQNSNFHTGTSMNQNFHPNMFARFHQVPPYCDSEYGYPYPHPYSPNYHGSRNENEETVKNLLQLITNQSEQIKSLQSQVERLLKIQEESLKDREKCNCARNIGLVNKSYEQNAQLSIQTTNNNPVYSPGNTLPLTRDDSIVPQRHNGTMERNMIGSTNVKESKKQSASDYNDQNNDGRLNQITRDEQLKNKILEQKVSIGVMTSFEFTVQNNPFASDGEDHRQYYGRTQTEIDTECSAGGNQGLPEHGDMSRACQNVFSRVSNLPLENIIEDTESHLSLSQQPSSNFHSSPTIDEFKSLESANRKMTKNVPVRKTPESNTRLFDNENPEFAANSHRENHFSNQQKQHQDMQEQLKNTQPLQSSKNFEHTSIKQNPCTDNFLKQCYPVVRSSGSLDRHRRNSNDQNFSPQTAEKNISSLPHRSATNAVKHQHDLPIYNSSTQQEESNSPYRFEDQNKNKKVAGLHSPDNYFESEGFSAQTHGPRLPQPPTAYNNERNKVLSRAKMSQENGIEESIVLNSGELQINEQPPPSPEPSIHVEMQEYSSDEESDKHGGEIGIDKQTPKVGWTFYNNVLGQVNQILQNTPITRNLKEKPVDKENGVDDLRKKATVESVKVATMEQLRQLGISFADNNDLADVNDTTNKKVTFDSSYYPRLEYRGNMTQATSTMSETDTSMHMNALALKYLSDEQLGELALQKHSAETLKHLMVSNVQGTNMSFATMRYLERYQLLPTNSNPQVDDQRRMIDKPKNEVLRNPERPSPSSQMPRTSCPSKILDISTLKQQPKLL from the exons ATGATCACTGAGCCTGATCAGCTGAACTCTGACAGCTATTTCAACATGAATACCATCCATGGcaatatttcaaatgattttgaacCACGGGAACTACCTAAGCAAGCGCCTCGCTTCGAT agccCACCTGTTCCGTCTGTTCCTGAGGTATCGTTGATCTTTGATAAGTCGCATGATGTAAAAGCCTTTGAATACAATGCCAGGAGATCACCGTCGATGGATAAGTACGATTCGTATGCTACATGGAAGCAGACCACACTAGTGTCAACTGCATCAAATCCTGATCATAATACTCAAAAATCTCGTCATTCTGCTGGATCACCATTAGAGCGGTGTCATAGTCAGAGTGATGCTCATCAATTGCATAAAAATCTAGTAACTAATAATTCGCTGAGACATAGCAGGAGCGATCCAAGCTTGATAAAGCAGATCGATGCTTTGAGTACCGTCCAAGGATATAACAAAGATGCTTTGCAAAGTTGTCGTACATACTCTCCTACCGGAAATCATATATCAAACAACCATACGAATAATCATGGTAATTTtgagaataatttaaaacatgTAGAAGGTGAACGACAGTATTTTGATAGGCAGAGGCAACACAACATTCCAAACTCTCcttataaaaatgataaccAACATTCTTTGAGACATGTAAATCCTAATATGAGATCACAGCATCATAATCCTGGTCCTAAGTATATGAACTGTGATCCTAAAATGCAAAAACTAGGTGTTGACCCTTATGCAAAGTCACCGAATAGATTGCAGACAGATCTTCCGCATCCTGGTTTACAGAACTCCAATTTTCATACCGGAACATCGATGAATCAAAATTTCCATCCTAATATGTTCGCCAGATTTCATCAGGTTCCACCTTACTGTGATTCAGAATATGGATATCCTTATCCTCATCCATATTCACCAAATTATCATGGCTcaaggaatgaaaatgaagaaactgtcaaaaatttgttacaattGATAACCAATCAGAGTGAACAAATCAAATCCTTACAATCTCAAGTTGAAAGATtgctgaaaattcaagaagagAGCCTCAAAGATCGGGAGAAGTGTAATTGTGCACGCAACATAGGTCTGGTAAATAAAAGCTATGAACAGAATGCCCAGTTGAGTATTCAAACTACAAATAACAATCCTGTTTATTCTCCTGGAAATACTTTACCATTGACTAGAGATGATTCAATAGTACCACAAAGGCACAATGGCACTATGGAAAGGAATATGATTGGTTCAACAAATGTTAAAGAAAGTAAGAAACAGTCAGCTTCTGACTACAACGATCAAAACAACGATGGACGTTTAAATCAGATTACCCGCGATGagcagttgaaaaataaaattttagaacaAAAAGTTTCCATTGGTGTAATGACAAGTTTCGAATTTACTGTACAAAACAATCCGTTTGCTTCAGACGGTGAAGATCATCGACAGTATTATGGGCGCACACAAACAGAAATCGATACAGAATGCTCAGCTGGTGGAAATCAGGGATTACCTGAGCACGGTGATATGTCACGGGCATgccaaaatgttttttctagagtttcaaatttaccgttagaaaatataattgaagaCACTGAAAGTCATCTTTCCTTGAGTCAGCAGCCGAGtagtaattttcattctagTCCAACGATAGATGAATTTAAATCGTTGGAATCTGCAAATAGAAAGATGACAAAGAATGTCCCTGTTAGAAAAACTCCTGAAAGTAATACAAGATTATTTGATAATGAAAATCCAGAATTTGCAGCAAACAGTCACAGAGAAAATCACTTTTCTAATCAGCAAAAGCAGCACCAGGATATGCaagaacaattaaaaaatacacaGCCATTGcaaagttcaaaaaattttgagcatACGTCGATCAAACAAAACCCTTGcacagataattttttaaaacaatgcTATCCAGTAGTGAGATCTTCAGGATCTCTTGATCGTCACAGAAGAAATTCTAAtgaccaaaatttttctccacaaACTGCTGAAAAGAACATTTCTTCTCTGCCGCACAGATCAGCTACAAATGCTGTGAAGCATCAACATGATCTGCCAATTTATAACTCATCCACACAGCAGGAAGAATCAAATTCCCCTTACCGTTTTGaagatcaaaataaaaataagaaagttgCTGGTCTACACAGTcctgataattattttgaaagtgAAGGTTTCTCTGCCCAAACTCATGGACCAAGATTGCCACAACCTCCTACAGCTTATAACAATGAAAGAAACAAAGTTTTATCTCGAGCTAAGATGAGTCAGGAAAATGGCATTGAAGAAAGTATAGTGCTGAACAGTGGAGAGCTACAGATAAACGAGCAACCTCCACCTAGTCCAGAGCCCAGCATACATGTCGAGATGCAAGAATATTCCAGTGACGAAGAAAGTGATAAACATGGAGGTGAAATAGGAATAGATAAGCAAACACCTAAAGTCGGTTGGACATTTTATAATAATGTTTTGGGACAAGTCaatcaaattttgcaaaatactCCAATTACCAGAAACTTGAAGGAAAAGCCAGTAGACAAAGAAAATGGTGTAGatgatttaagaaaaaaagctaCAGTAGAATCGGTTAAAGTTGCTACTATGGAACAATTAAGGCAGCTTGGAATTAGTTTTGCTGACAATAATGATCTTGCAGATGTCAATGATACAACTAACAAAAA AGTTACTTTCGATTCATCCTATTACCCACGATTGGAATATCGCGGCAATATGACTCAAGCGACCAGTACGATGTCTGAAACGGATACAAGCATGCATATGAATGCATTAGCATTAAAATACTTGAGTGACGAGCAACTTGGAGAATTAGCATTACAGAAACATAGCGCAGAAACTCTTAAACATCTTATGGTCAGCAATGTCCAAGGCACCAATATGTCGTTTGCCACTATGCGTTACCTCGAAAGATACCAACTTTTACCGACGAATAGTAATCCACAAGTTGACG ATCAACGAAGAATGATAGATAAACCCAAGAATGAGGTATTGAGAAATCCGGAAAGACCGTCGCCAAGTAGCCAGATGCCCAGAACGAGCTGCCCCAGTAAAATTTTGGATATTTCTACTTTGAAACAGCAGCCAAAATTACTTTAA
- the LOC124416076 gene encoding iron-sulfur cluster assembly 1 homolog, mitochondrial isoform X2: protein MASRIAAAATVRAVKNRRIIPTRAALVLIGLKVGVRQRGCNGLSYTLDYATHKDKLDEEVVQDGVRVIIDRKAQLSLLGTEMDYVENKLSSEFVFNNPNIKGTCGCGESFSV from the exons ATGGCGTCGCGAATCGCAGCGGCTGCCACTGTACGGGCCGTCAAGAACCGTAGAATTATTCCCACTCGAGCTGCGTTAGTTTTA ATTGGTCTTAAAGTTGGAGTACGGCAACGGGGTTGCAATGGACTCAGCTATACTCTTGATTATGCCACACATAAGGATAAACTAGATGAGGAGGTTGTGCAGGATGGAGTTCGTGTCATAATAGACAGGAAGGCGCAGTTGTCCTTGTTGGGCACAGAAATGGATTATGTGGAAAACAAGCTGAGCTCAGAATTCGTGTTTAACAACCCAAATATCAAAGGGACGTGTGGATGTGGCGAAAGCTTTTCTGTGTAG
- the LOC124416076 gene encoding iron-sulfur cluster assembly 1 homolog, mitochondrial isoform X1, with protein sequence MASRIAAAATVRAVKNRRIIPTRAALVLSPNAVNKIKEILKDKDEYIGLKVGVRQRGCNGLSYTLDYATHKDKLDEEVVQDGVRVIIDRKAQLSLLGTEMDYVENKLSSEFVFNNPNIKGTCGCGESFSV encoded by the exons ATGGCGTCGCGAATCGCAGCGGCTGCCACTGTACGGGCCGTCAAGAACCGTAGAATTATTCCCACTCGAGCTGCGTTAGTTTTA tctcCGAATGCTGTGAACAAAATCAAGGAAATTTTAAAGGACAAGGACGAATAT ATTGGTCTTAAAGTTGGAGTACGGCAACGGGGTTGCAATGGACTCAGCTATACTCTTGATTATGCCACACATAAGGATAAACTAGATGAGGAGGTTGTGCAGGATGGAGTTCGTGTCATAATAGACAGGAAGGCGCAGTTGTCCTTGTTGGGCACAGAAATGGATTATGTGGAAAACAAGCTGAGCTCAGAATTCGTGTTTAACAACCCAAATATCAAAGGGACGTGTGGATGTGGCGAAAGCTTTTCTGTGTAG